ACCGTCATCTTGTCTTTGTTAAAGCCCGATAGTAGCCCAGTCACAAATGATAATTTATATAATACTAAAGTAATTGAAAAAAGCCCCAATTTTATTGAAGTGAGTCTCGATATGGTTAGTGCCATACAGTATTTAAATGCGAGTTTATTAAAATTATAAGCTAATAATCTTTAAATATTTTATTTGATCAATGTTTAACTCAACCGTTCGGTAATTATTTGTCAGCATCAATGTAAGTTTATTTGTCTCATTATCACAGGAATAGATCATCCCAATATATATTTTATTATCAATTTTTAATTCAATGACAGGCTTTGTAAAATATCTAGGCAATGTCATTAAATATTTAATTTTACTTTCTACGTCCAAATCTAAAAACGAACTTGTTTGAATTTCTATGCGTGCTTGATTATGTGTTTTCACATGATTATCCTTCATTAAAGAAGCAAGCTCATCATCTTCTTTGTTCGCTTTCTTATCTTCTGAGACCTCTTCATTTCCCTCTTTATACTGTTCTTTATCGTTGGCACCTCGTACCTCTTCTTCGTTCGTATTTACCTCAACATCTTCTACAACTTCAACCTTTTCACTGGCTTCCTTAATAGGTTCGATATGTTCTTCCTTTTTTTCAGAGTCACTTACCGCTATTTCTTCCCCACCATGAACATTCTTTACTTGTTCGTCTTCTAATTTTTTCGTTTCTAAGTTTTCATCACAAAATATCTCATTTTCTTTTTGTTCAAGCTTCTTCTCCTCTTTTGTTTTTCTTGTATAACTAAATTCTTGCATGTTCGATTCACTAGGCTTTACTTTCGGTTGGACGACATAAAGTAAAGGTTCCTTCCGTTTTCCCTTCATTATTTTCATTCCTCTCCTTTCTTCGACTATTTAAAAGCAAGGATTGAACATTTTTTCATTTGAAAACAAATAGGTGAAAAAGGGTTATTATTAAAGCTAGTGTTAATCCTCTCTTTTATGATCTCTTTTCACTGAACGCTGTTCTTTGTTTACTTCAGGCGAAGTATGGCCATTTGTCATAAATGGAGTATTTCTTTCACTTAAAAACGTCGGAAAGTTAGATATAAGTCCACGAAGTACCGGGTGTATCTCACCATGGTTTTCGATGCGACGCATGGAACCTGTACTCTGTTTTTTGTTCACACGATTAGTTTCGTTTGTTGTTTGCAGTTTGTCGATTTTATTTTCAAGACGACTAATTGTCAATTGCTGATTTTTCTCTTGTTTAGACCTTTCTTCTAGTACCCTCGTTCTTTTACTTTGTTCTCCTTTCAGTTTTTCTTCTAAACTTTTAAGTTTTGATTTCATTTTATGAACTTCTTCAAATAACTGTACGATCTTCTTGTCTTTTTCATCATTTGCTAGCTTAAGTTCATCGAGGGTTTCCCTATAAATATCCAATTCATTTGATGAGTGCTCATTGGTTTTTTGTAGTGATTTTAGTTGATTAACTAATTGATCCTTTTCATTGTTTGCTTGATCTCGTTCTTTCTTTAGCTTTTTAACCTCTTCTTCCAATTGCTTTTTATCATTTTTTAATTCTTTTAATACATAAAAATGATAATTGGCTTCATATTCATTTAGTTTTTTCAAGTACCTCTTCGATTCAGCTTGGAGATGAATAATCTTTTGTTTCAGTTGGACTTTTGACAGCTTATCCTTATATTTCAATGCGTTCCCCCCAAAAAATATTAGCCTTTTATCTCTATCCTATGTTTGTAATGGGAAAACTTGCTCAAAATGAAAAGGAGAAAATTTTGTTCGTTACTAGTTTTATACTTCTTACTTTATTTTTCACGCATAAAATAAACTAAAAATTGTTCAGAGAGGTGAAAAAATGACCAACAAACAAAATTTTCGTTCAAAAAAGAACACGTCTTCTTCAATGACTCACGTATCTGTACAAAACAGCACGATAAACTCTCAAATAAAATCATACTTTAGCCATTCAGTGTTTCTACCGAACTTAAAACATATCGACCAGCGAGAAAAAGAAGCTATCCATGTAATTGGCCACTATACGATTGAAAATATTGGTGACCGACCATTAAACAATCTTTTTATTTGCTTACGTATGAGTCCATGTGAACATATTTTGCTATCAGGAAAAATTGAATTAACCGATCAACATGAAAAAGTACCTCCTGTTGAAGATTGGGTATATATTCAAGATGGATTAAAAAGTTTGGTTAATACAAAGGGAGAACATTGGTTAAGACCACTTCATTTCAAACAACTGTTACCTGGTGAAAAGCAGTCTTTTTCAAATTTCACTTTTACACTTCACCCTAATGAAAATGTGTCACACTTTTTAGTTGAGGGTGTTGTATTTTCTAAAGAGGTACGACAAGGGGTCTCTGCTGTAAACACAATCTCAGTATTCAACCCATGAGAAAACCAGAGTGCTTTAGGTCACTCTGGTAATCGTATAAATCACTCTTCTTCCTGCTATGTGTCTTTATTCTACATCATTGAATCACAATCGTTTCAATAATTGCAGCAACACCTGCTGCTGCAAAAACGGTAATAATGAATGAAAAAGTAAGTGGAAACATGATATACCCTATATAAATAAATGCAGCTCCCCATATTCCTATACACCAATGGCAACTTAATAGTTCTCCTATCCACTTTTTCCAGCCATTCTCTGCTATTATATAAACCGTTTCTAGTTCCCCATTTTCATTCGTCAGTTCTTCCAATTGAATAAAAGGCTTCCGTATAACCGTTGTGATTTTGTCATATACAATTAGGTGTGAAAAACGAAAGACTGCTAATGAGTACAAAAGAAATTCAAGTAGTGTAATTCCCATAATTTGAACCCACTTTCAGGAAAAATGAAAAACTCAATCAATCGGAGCAAGGGAAGATCCCCTTACTCCTTTTTAAACATTGCCAGTTTATTTCGTCTCTACCTAGCAATATGCTGCTCCAACGATTACTAACAAGATGAAAAGCACGACGATTAACGTAAAGCCATTGTAGTAGCTCATTCTTTTCACCTCCATCACCTTTCATTGAGGAGTTCTCTCTCTTATCATTATGTCAAATGCCCTTTTTTGTTTTAGACGAATGTCTAACTTAAGATAATTGGGCTATTGCATTTTACCTTTTTGAAGAAGGTGTTCTCTATATCCCCCTTTGAACTTGGTTTTAGTCACCCACTAACTACCGTGAACCACTACCTTCCTTTTCTTTTTCACAAGATTAACGTCACCATTCAGGTACAGTTGATAATCGTTGATGCTAAGCCTTCATAAACAAAACTTGGCTTATCGCCAAGTCCTAATGGCGAAAGCCTTAGTTGCACCGAGCAACAGCTTCTTCGAAATTACTCCGACATGCGACGAGTAACCGCAGGAGCAACGAGCAACGGCTTCTTTGAAATTACGGCGAGTTGTGACGAGCAAGCGTAGCGGCGCAGGAACAAGGAAAACGTGTCTCTTCCTCTTCCAGTATAGCTATGCAGCTTTGTCCGTCGAGACAACTCGAAGTACCTCTGAGAAGTAACGCTCGTCGCTGGAGCTAGACGTAACCACTAGCTAGGTATTTATCCACAAGCACATATTTTATAAATTCCTGGTGTATGAAATAATAATTTTGTACAAAAAAAGTCCCACTGACTATGCTACGATTGAAGTACTTAACCAAGTTTAACTCAATCACCCACCCACCAAGGAGGTCATAGTCAATGAGACTACTTAAGAGTAAACAAGGATTAAGAAGAAGTCAATTCGCACAAGAAATTCGAGGGGCTGATTTAGAAAAAGTATTACTTGTTCCCATAGATGTATCAAAAGTATTACAAAAATCAATGATCATGAATTATTATGGTGAGGTTATAGATGATCCTTTTTCCTTCATGGTCAATCAAACAGGAATGAACCTTTTGATTCAAAAGATTGAAAAAGCAAAACAGTACTCACAGGCTGAGCGTGTGTTTGTAGGAATAGAAGCTACCGGTCACTATTATGAAGATATCGTTCGAATCCTAACGGATTGTGGATATTCTGTTCACATTATTAATCCTGCTTCTACTAATGAAGAAAGAAAGCAGCACCTTACTTATACGAAAACTGATGATATCGATTTGTATTTAATAGCTGAGGTTTTAATTGGGAATAAAGCTACAAATGCAAAACTCTCTAAAGGAGATTACAAACGACTCCAACATCTCACAAGGGCTCGAAGAAGTGAAATCAATAAGCGTTCTCGGATTAAAACAGAGATACGTACTATGCACGATCATATTTGGCGTGAATATCAAGGTTTCAGCGTATTAGAAAATGGAAAAGTCAAAACCAAACGAACTTTTAGTGATTTTTGGGGAAAAGCTAGTATGCATTTATTAACCCACTTTCCACATGCGTCTCAAATTTTAGAACTTGGAGAGGTTGGATTAAAAAGATTGTCGAAAGATCACAATTTAAAAATAAGACAATCAACCATAAAAAAGCTTCTTCACGCTGCTGATGAAAGTGTATCAAAATCTTTAGAGGAACTCTCAAGTGAACTTTTCATCTTAAAACAAAAGCTAAGGGATTACGAATGGCATACACAAACCATTCAATCATATGAGTTGGAAATTGAGCGTATTTTCATTAAGACAGATGGTATGCTTCTCCTTACAGTCCCAGGAATCGGTCTTGTCACTGCAGCCGAAGTCTATTGTGAAATGGGAGATCTTTCTCATTATTCGAACGCAAACCAAATCATAAAAAAGGCAGGAACCAATCCTACGATTAAACAATCGGGGCCAGATGCCGGCTATTACGGTCATATTTCCAAACAAGGAAACGCAAACTTGCGAAGAGCCGTCTATTACGCTGGTCGCTCACTTAGTGTGCATAATGATGCCTTAAAACCTTTCTATTCTCGATTGAAAGAAAAAGGTAAGAAGACTAAAAAGATATATATTGCTATGGGAAACAAATTCTTAAAGATTGCTTTTGCGATGTTAAAAAATCAGACACCCTTCCAGTGTAAAGAACCCAACTTTAACTACGAAAAAGAAGTTATGAAAAAACTTGCTCTACCAATAGCTGCATAATTTCACATAAAAAATAGGCACCATTCTTTTGGTTCGAGTGGAGATCCAATCTATTTTCCTGAGGCCCTGACCTCGAAGTTTAGCTTAATCCCACTCGTCCTGTAAATGCGAATCAGTACGTTAATAAAACATTTTGTACTCTATGCCAGAATGCATCAATGCAGAAAAAGAAGCGAGTGTATACCCCATTTCTGAATCAAGAAAGTGGTGCCTATTTCATAAATAACTTGGTTAATTGTTACTTGTAAAAAAATCCAATTACAGTAAGTGTGTTTGAGTTACTCAAAATCTTCAAAAAAGTATTTGACATTGTACGCTAGACTACAAAAAAAGATGACTCAAAAGCATTTCATGCTCTTGTGAGTCATCCTCTTCTTGCATTTGATATTCTTACATCAGGCCAATTGTATTGTACCCACCGTCTACATGAAGTAGTTCTCCTGTAATCCCGCGGGACATATCACTCATTAAGAATAGTGCTGTATCTCCTACTTCTTCTTGAGTAACAGTACGTTTTAAAGGTGCGTTGTCTTCCATTTCTTTTAATACTTCATTAAATCCACCAACACCTTTTGCAGAAAGTGTACGAATTGGGCCAGCTGAAATTGCATTAACGCGAATATCTTCTTTTCCTAAATCATTTGCTAAGTATTTTACACTTGCGTCAAGTGATGCTTTTGCTACACCCATAACGTTGTAATTTTTCACGACACGTTCACCACCTAAGTAGGTTAACGTTACGATACTTCCACCTTCTGTCATAAGTGGACGTGCAGCTTTTGCTACAGCTGTTAATGAATAAGCAGATATGTTTTGAGCTAACATGAAGCCATCACGAGTTGTATTTAAATACTCGCCATCTAATTCTTCACGGTTCGCAAATGCAATACAGTGAGCAATACCATGAATGTCACCGACTTCTTCCTCAATTTGATTAAATGTTTTATCCACTTCTTCATCATTCGTTACATCGCACGGCAGAACTAGTGAGTCATTTCGCTCTAATGAATCGGCTAATTGTCGTACATTCTTCTCAAGACGCTCTCCTGCATATGTAAAAATTAAACGAGCTCCTGCCTTAGATAAAGATTCAGCAATCCCCCATGCTATACTACGTTTATTTGCAACACCCATAATCACATATGTACGCTGGCTTAAATCGATATTCATGAATCATTTCCTCCTCAACATTTATATGTTGTTGTTAGTACTTGGTCTTAATTTTATCTCGAATCGCTAATAACGTCAATCTTCTTCTCCACGTTAATACTCTTTTTGGTAGTTATGTTCTCTATTTCCTATACAAAAAAGCAGAGGATATTCCCCTGCTTTTTCTTGGACACTCTTTAAAAGGTACGTCAATCGTAGTAACAAGTCATTAAAACATTCTGCCCATTTTTTTTCTTATTAATCGTCGAAAGTGTTATTTTTCAAATAATCTTCTTAATTCGTTAACATGCTCTTTGCTTCCAGTAACGACTAGCCGGTCTCTCATCTCTAGAACTGTATCCCCATGAGGAATAATTGATTCATTCCCTCTAAAAATTCGAACAAACACTGCATCGCCAAAGAACGGCATTTCTCTTAAAGGAGTTCCAGCAATACTTTCATTTCCAACCTCAACTTCAGATAAACCATTTTGTGGATTTCCAAATAGTTCTACAACATGAGGTGATTCAATTAATGTTTTCAATACAAGTTGCGTCGAGAAGAAAATTGAGAATACATCAACACCAATGTTTTCAAGTTCTTCTTTATATTCAGGCATATCTACCCTAGCTATGACTTGCTCAATTCCTAACTCTTTTGCGTACTTTGCAATCGTTAAGTTTTTCTCTTCATCACCTGTTGCAACGACAATAATATCTCCTTCAAAAACATCGTGTTTTTCTAACGTTTCTACGCTAAAATCAGCCATTTCATTTACGGAGAACGATGAATCAATATTAAATTCGTCAATTTTATCTTGTTTACGGTGAAAGATTTTTGCTTTAAAACGAGAACGATCTAAGTTTAACGATAATGGCATTGTTAGCTGATTCGCCCCAACAAACATGACATCGCTGACATCGTCATCTTCATAACGAGGAAATAGCTTTTTAAATACAATTGGCGTCAAAATACAGGAAAGTACAGCGACTAAAATAAGTGCAGATGATAGAAGCTCATCTATAACGCCGATGCGCTCTCCAATTGCAGCCGCGGCGATAACTAAACTTAACGTAGACGTTAATAAAAACCCTGCTCCGATCGTTGTTTTCCAGTCATACCATTTTAATAAAAATAAACATGGAACAACTTTTGAAATTAACAACGCTAGTAATAGAAGCGGAATCAATAACATAACTTGACTGTCACTAAACAATGCCCATAAATCAAGGTCAACGCCAACCATGACGAAGAAAATCGGAATAACAAAGCCATAGCCAAAGGAATCAAGTTTCTTAACCATTTCTTTATTAGGCGCTAGCAATGAAACAAGTACTCCAGCTAAAAAGGCACCTAAAATATTCTCTGCTCCTACTGTTTCAGATAGTGCAACAAGGAAAATGATTAATGCAAAGATCGCACGTGTGTCGATCTGTATCGTCCCTTTTGTCATTGTTTCGAAGAATGAACGGTGCTGATACTTTTTTGCTACCCAGTAAATCAAAATACCTGCTGCAAATAAGATAAGAAGCAACCACATGTTGCCTCCTCCTTCAGCGTAGATAGAGACAAAAACAGCAAGTAAGACCATTGTTACAAGGTCAGCTATAACAGCTACTAATAAAATCGTCTGTCCAATCGTTTTATCCATAATATTTGCTTCTTTAAGTGTCGGCACAACAACTCCTAAAGAAATCGTCGATATGATCAAAGTCATCAGAAACGCATTATCAACAAACCCGAGCCAGACTAACCCAAACGATAAAAGTAATGATAAACCAAATACCCCTATAAAAATAATTGTAGCCGCAACAAATGGATTTGCATCTGAGGCTACCTTTTTCTTCTTTTTATTTGCAAAAGCTGAAAAATCAATTTCTAAACCACTTAAAAACATTAAAAAGATAAAGCCTAATAACGATAAAGATTCTAGCCATATGTCTGTGCTCACTAGGTTAAAACCGCTTTTTCCTATAATAATTCCTGCAATAATTTCTGCTACAACAACTGGAATGACTCTTAATTTCAACTTGTGTAACAATACGGGAATAAGAAAGGCGATGGAGACGACAATAACTAATGATGTGACTGCTGCATGTTCTTCCATGATGTGTTCCCCCTTCTCCTGTTCTTTTAGGCTCTGTTAAAGTTAGTTGTTGATTTTCGTATTAAAGGTGGATGCTTGCACCTCTGGGCACAAGTGTGACATCCCTCAAATCCCAAGATATCAACATTGAGCTTTAACACAGCCTTCTTTTATAATAATAATTGGCCTTTATGCTCATCTTTATGTAAAAAAGATATTACAAATGATGATTAATAGCCAAACTTTACAAACGATAACCATCATATTAGAGCATTAGTACATTGTCAATACATAAGTTAGGAGGAAATGTTATTGTACGATATTATTGGTGATATTCACGGTTGTTATGAAGAAATGCATGACCTTTTACAAAAACTAGGATATACAATTAAAAATGGAGGGTTATCTCATCCTGAAAACCGTAAACCCGTCTTTTTAGGTGATTTGACAGATCGAGGACCTCAATCTGTCCCAGTTATGGAAGATGTAACGAAATGGGTGGAAGATGATCTTGCTTTATACTGTCCTGGCAACCACTGTAACAAGTTATATCGATACTTTTTAGGTAGAAATGTTGTCATTAATAATGGTCTTGAAACGACTGTTTCTGAACTAAATAATTTATCGAATAGAGAGTTCAAACAAATCTCTACTGCCTTTAAAAAACTGTATGAATCCTCACCTCTCTATTTGGTTTTAGATGAACAACGTCTAGTTGTTGCGCACGCTGGAATTCGCCCAGATTATATCGGAAAAGACAGTAAAAAAGTTAAAACCTTTGTTTTATATGGAGATATTACAGGGGAGAAACATCCAGATGGTCGTCCTATTCGTAGAGATTGGGCAAAAAATTATGATTTTGACAACTTTATCGTTTACGGTCATACACCAGTAAAAGAACCAAGAAAAGTAGGGAACACCGTTAATATTGATACAGGTAGTGTGTTTGGCAACCAATTAACGGCGATGAAATGGCCAGAAAAAACATTCATTTCTGTTCCATCTAAACAACCATTTGTTGAAGAAAAATTTAACCCCATTGGTGATACATTAGTATAAACAAAACTTGGCTTATCGCCAAGTCCTATGGCGAAAGCCTTAGTTGCAGTTATACTTTAACCCTTTAGCAAAGTTAAAAATTCTTAAAGTATAAATAACAGCCCTCAAGATTTTGCCTTGAGGGCTGTTAAAACATTTTTCATATCTTTTGGCAGAGGTGCTTCTAAAAACATCTCTTCTTCTTTTATCGGATGTACAAAGTTGATTGAACGAGCATGAAGTGCTTGTCTATCAATATACTTTGTCCTTCCACCGTATAATGTATCCCCTTGTAACGGATGACCTATCGAGTTCATATGAACGCGTATTTGGTGGGTTCTCCCTGTTTCTAATTCCAAACGAACGAGTGTCCCTTCAGTTGTGGTTTGCTCAACCTGAAAATGTGTTAACGCTCGCTGTCCAACGTCAGAGACTTTTCGTTCAATGATACTTCCTTCCTTACGAGTAATTGAAGCATCAACCGTCCCTTTTAACTGATTCATCTTTCCATGAACAATAGCCATGTAAGAACGCTTTATTTTGTTCTCTTTTTGCATTTGTACAAAGCGGTCATGAATGTAACGGTGTTTCGCAATTAAAATAACCCCTGACGTATCTTTGTCTAATCGATTGACCGCATGAAATGTTGTCTGAATATCACATTCATCATAGTATGCTAAGACTGCTCCCGCTAAAGAAGGTTCATTCGGGTCTCTAGAAGGAATCGTTGGCAAGCCAGCTTGCTTATTAATAACAAGTATATGTTCGTCTTCAAACACGATATGTAACGGTAACGAATAAAGCGGGACATTCTCGCTTCGCTCTTCGGGCGGGAAAAAGACTGTGACGTCATCACCACTTTTTAGAACAGTCCTTACATTTACTTCTTCCCCATTTACGGTTATTTTCCCACCTTTAAATTTCACATCTGCAAGGGCTTTGCGAGAAAGGTGCTTTTCGTCACGCAAAAACGATCGTAGTAATTGTCCATCTTGTGTGTTCGTTACTTGCCAATTTAGAGATATGGTTTTCATTAGTCCGTGATGAAGGATTCTTTGACTCTTTTCCAAAATGGAAATGGACGAAACCTTGCAAACCGCACTTTTTCTTCTGCTACTCTACA
The Bacillus shivajii DNA segment above includes these coding regions:
- a CDS encoding CotO family spore coat protein — its product is MKIMKGKRKEPLLYVVQPKVKPSESNMQEFSYTRKTKEEKKLEQKENEIFCDENLETKKLEDEQVKNVHGGEEIAVSDSEKKEEHIEPIKEASEKVEVVEDVEVNTNEEEVRGANDKEQYKEGNEEVSEDKKANKEDDELASLMKDNHVKTHNQARIEIQTSSFLDLDVESKIKYLMTLPRYFTKPVIELKIDNKIYIGMIYSCDNETNKLTLMLTNNYRTVELNIDQIKYLKIISL
- a CDS encoding DUF1360 domain-containing protein, producing MGITLLEFLLYSLAVFRFSHLIVYDKITTVIRKPFIQLEELTNENGELETVYIIAENGWKKWIGELLSCHWCIGIWGAAFIYIGYIMFPLTFSFIITVFAAAGVAAIIETIVIQ
- a CDS encoding YjcZ family sporulation protein, yielding MEVKRMSYYNGFTLIVVLFILLVIVGAAYC
- a CDS encoding IS110 family RNA-guided transposase yields the protein MRLLKSKQGLRRSQFAQEIRGADLEKVLLVPIDVSKVLQKSMIMNYYGEVIDDPFSFMVNQTGMNLLIQKIEKAKQYSQAERVFVGIEATGHYYEDIVRILTDCGYSVHIINPASTNEERKQHLTYTKTDDIDLYLIAEVLIGNKATNAKLSKGDYKRLQHLTRARRSEINKRSRIKTEIRTMHDHIWREYQGFSVLENGKVKTKRTFSDFWGKASMHLLTHFPHASQILELGEVGLKRLSKDHNLKIRQSTIKKLLHAADESVSKSLEELSSELFILKQKLRDYEWHTQTIQSYELEIERIFIKTDGMLLLTVPGIGLVTAAEVYCEMGDLSHYSNANQIIKKAGTNPTIKQSGPDAGYYGHISKQGNANLRRAVYYAGRSLSVHNDALKPFYSRLKEKGKKTKKIYIAMGNKFLKIAFAMLKNQTPFQCKEPNFNYEKEVMKKLALPIAA
- the fabI gene encoding enoyl-ACP reductase FabI, with product MNIDLSQRTYVIMGVANKRSIAWGIAESLSKAGARLIFTYAGERLEKNVRQLADSLERNDSLVLPCDVTNDEEVDKTFNQIEEEVGDIHGIAHCIAFANREELDGEYLNTTRDGFMLAQNISAYSLTAVAKAARPLMTEGGSIVTLTYLGGERVVKNYNVMGVAKASLDASVKYLANDLGKEDIRVNAISAGPIRTLSAKGVGGFNEVLKEMEDNAPLKRTVTQEEVGDTALFLMSDMSRGITGELLHVDGGYNTIGLM
- a CDS encoding monovalent cation:proton antiporter family protein, encoding MEEHAAVTSLVIVVSIAFLIPVLLHKLKLRVIPVVVAEIIAGIIIGKSGFNLVSTDIWLESLSLLGFIFLMFLSGLEIDFSAFANKKKKKVASDANPFVAATIIFIGVFGLSLLLSFGLVWLGFVDNAFLMTLIISTISLGVVVPTLKEANIMDKTIGQTILLVAVIADLVTMVLLAVFVSIYAEGGGNMWLLLILFAAGILIYWVAKKYQHRSFFETMTKGTIQIDTRAIFALIIFLVALSETVGAENILGAFLAGVLVSLLAPNKEMVKKLDSFGYGFVIPIFFVMVGVDLDLWALFSDSQVMLLIPLLLLALLISKVVPCLFLLKWYDWKTTIGAGFLLTSTLSLVIAAAAIGERIGVIDELLSSALILVAVLSCILTPIVFKKLFPRYEDDDVSDVMFVGANQLTMPLSLNLDRSRFKAKIFHRKQDKIDEFNIDSSFSVNEMADFSVETLEKHDVFEGDIIVVATGDEEKNLTIAKYAKELGIEQVIARVDMPEYKEELENIGVDVFSIFFSTQLVLKTLIESPHVVELFGNPQNGLSEVEVGNESIAGTPLREMPFFGDAVFVRIFRGNESIIPHGDTVLEMRDRLVVTGSKEHVNELRRLFEK
- the prpE gene encoding bis(5'-nucleosyl)-tetraphosphatase PrpE, whose amino-acid sequence is MLLYDIIGDIHGCYEEMHDLLQKLGYTIKNGGLSHPENRKPVFLGDLTDRGPQSVPVMEDVTKWVEDDLALYCPGNHCNKLYRYFLGRNVVINNGLETTVSELNNLSNREFKQISTAFKKLYESSPLYLVLDEQRLVVAHAGIRPDYIGKDSKKVKTFVLYGDITGEKHPDGRPIRRDWAKNYDFDNFIVYGHTPVKEPRKVGNTVNIDTGSVFGNQLTAMKWPEKTFISVPSKQPFVEEKFNPIGDTLV
- a CDS encoding RluA family pseudouridine synthase; amino-acid sequence: MKTISLNWQVTNTQDGQLLRSFLRDEKHLSRKALADVKFKGGKITVNGEEVNVRTVLKSGDDVTVFFPPEERSENVPLYSLPLHIVFEDEHILVINKQAGLPTIPSRDPNEPSLAGAVLAYYDECDIQTTFHAVNRLDKDTSGVILIAKHRYIHDRFVQMQKENKIKRSYMAIVHGKMNQLKGTVDASITRKEGSIIERKVSDVGQRALTHFQVEQTTTEGTLVRLELETGRTHQIRVHMNSIGHPLQGDTLYGGRTKYIDRQALHARSINFVHPIKEEEMFLEAPLPKDMKNVLTALKAKS